AGAGGTGAAGAGCAGCACCGCCAGCGCCGCGCAGGGCCTCAAGGATTTCCTCAAGGCCATGGACGCCGGATCAGCGTCGCCGCTGTCGCTGCGCGATCAGGAAAAGGCGGCCTATGACGAATTGTCGGTCTATCTCGACAAGATCGGCAAGGGGCAGTCGATCGACCAGAGCGCCTATCAGGATGCGGCCCAGACCTGGCTGGATATCGAGCGCCAGCTATACGGGTCGACATCCAAATATTTCGAGGCCTTCGACGCCATCCAGGCGGCGACCAGCTCGGCCATTTCCTCGATCGAGAATGTCAGCGCCATCACCAGCGCGTCGGACCAGTTGGCGCAGGACGCCGCCACTGCCGCCAAGGCGACGGCGACCAGCACCACCACCATGGCAGCGGACACGTCCAACATGGTCATATTGCTGCAACAGCAGCTGGCCGCCAGCCAGGCACTGTTGAACGCGCTGGGCGGCGGTAGCGGGTCCACCTTCACCGGCACCACCCGAAACTACTGATGCCCGCCCTTCCCGCTGACATCGCCGCCGCCCTGCGGCCACAGATCGTCGTGTCCAACGAAGATGCGACGATCAAGGCCCGCTTTCCCTCGGCCCGCAACAATAGCGACGAACCGTCCGAAGGTTTCTTTGACCTGCGGGCGGACGCTGAAACTGCCGGCGCCCAGCGCCGCGCCCTGATCGGCGCCGTCCGGCGCCGCTTCGCCGTGACGATCGACGACATGCTGCCAATTACTGCCGGCGTGATCCCGACCCATCGCCTGATCGACGCCGAACAGGGTGTCGACGCCCTCATGATGGTCACCCGGATCGAAGTCGATCTGGAAGACGAACAAACCAATGTGGAATATTTCGGATGAGCAATGCAGTGATCGTGAAGCCGCTGGCCTTTGCGGCCGCAAGCGCCGGCTCCACGGCGGCCGGCTATGATCCGGCCTTTGTCGGCAATGACCATATGGGCGTCGTGTGGAAAAGCGCGACCGGCGCGGCCAGCCAAGCGCTGACGATCGACATGGGCGCCAATGTCACGATCGACACCATCCTGTTGCTGGGCTGCACCGGCGCCCTGGCCGGCTGGACGCTGAAGGTCGAAGCGGCAACATCTGCGCAAGGTGCCACCTTCCCCGCTGGTTCATGGGTTGGCGCCGCCCTGCCCTTCCTCGCCGGCAGCGCCATGCCGGTCAGCGGACGCGGGCGGGCCATCTGGTTTGCGCCCGCCTCGCCGCCGCCGGCATCGCGCTATTGGCGCCTGACCATCGGCGGGCTGGCCAATGCGGCCGCGACCGTGGCGCGCCTGGTCATGGGCCGGAAAATCCAGCTCCAGCGCAATTTTCAGTTCGGTGCGGCCTTTGGCGTTCGCGACATGAGCAATGTCGATTTCTCGGTGCGCGGGGTGCTGCTGCGCCGACGCGGCGTCAAGCTGCGATCGGTCGCCGTCACCTTCGGCTCGGTCTACAAGGATGAGGTCGAGGCTGTGGTGCATCCGCTGATCGAGGAAATCGGCATCAGCGAACCGATCGCCCTGATCATCGATCCGGACGATGACGCCCAGCGACAGAACCGCATCTGGTTCGGCCCGCTGGTCGGCGACCTGGGCACGGTCTGGGCAAAGCCGGGCGGCTTTGAATGGCGCGCCAGCCTGGTGGGGCTGAACGCATGAAGGCGTGGCTGATCCAGATCGACGCCTATGACGGCGCCACCGCAACCACGCTGCGCATGGCCAGCCATGATGATGATCGGCTGTGCCATCTGAATGGTCAGACTTGGTGGCCGGTCATCGTGAAGCTGCCGACGCTGCGCTATGATTTCTTTGACGGCAGCTTTGACAGCGGCTCTATCACCTCGCCGTCAGGCACGCTGGAAGCCAATATCGAGGCGATCCCGTCGCTGCCGCGTCTGGCCATCCACGATGCCCGCATCCGCATCTGGGGCGGCGAGCTGGGCGCCGCATTCGCTGGCTTCCTGCTGACCTTCGACGGCCGCGTGAAAGAACAGCCTTCGGTCGACGGCGGGACGATGTCGATCAGCTTCGGCACGGACGACAGTTGGCTGGATCAGCCTCTGCTGGCGACCTATGCCGGCACCGGCGCAGCAGAGGGCGGCACCGATCTGGAAGGTCAGGTCAAGGCGCTGGCGCTGGGCGCGCCGCGTTTCGTACCTGCGACGTTGATCGATGCGGTGGACAATATCTATCAGCTGTCGGGCTATGGCGCGCTCAACGCTGTGGAAACGGCCTTTGAACGGCTGAACCGTTTCGGGGCGCCCGCCGGCAATGCAACCAGCTTCGCCGCGCTCAAGGCGGGCGCGGTGACGCGCGGGCAATGGGCGACATGCCTGGCGCAGGGCTTCGTCAAATTCGGCGCGCCGCCCGAAGGCCTGTTGTCCTTTCACCTTCAGGGCGATGCAACAGGCGGCTGGAGCCGCCTGCCCGGTGATATCATCCGGCGGATCGCGACGATCGCGGGCGGCGCATCGCGCCTGTCTTCGGATGACGTAGCAGCGATCAACACCGCGCGGCCCTGGCCCTTGTCGATCGTTGTGAATGCCCAGACCACCGCGCGCGACCTGATCCAGCGCATCGCGATGTCTGTCAATGCGGTCGCCTATGTCGACTGGCTGGGTATGCTGCGCCTGTCCGCCATTGGCATCGGCGCGGCAAGCATGACGGTCGCCGCCGATGGCAGCAGCCTGCCCCCCGTAGCGGATGTGCAGCAGGTCGAAATCAGCGCGCCTTTCTGGAAAATTGCGCAGGGCGCTGCCGTGACATGGCAGGTCCATGGCCTGAACGAAATCGCCTTCAGCGCACCGCTGAACCCACGCGGCCCCTATGATCCGGACGAAACCTATCGCGAAGGCGACATGGTCACGCTGCCCAACGGGTCGCAATGGCTTTTCATCGGCGCGACGCCCGCCAAGGGGTCGGCGCCTGCGGACAGTAATCCAAACTGGTTCCGGCTGTCCGACGCCATCACCGCCGCCAATGTCACCTATGATGATGGCCAGACCGTCGAGGAGCTGAAGCCTGCCGAACCGGGCGCGACCGATGGCATGAACCCGGCCGAGAAGGACGAGTTCGAGCAGCTCAAGGAAGACCAGGCCGCCGCCGAAGTGGCGATGGGTCAAGCCCAGGACCAGATCGATGATCTGATCGCTACTTATGGCTCGACCGCCAGCGCTGCGGCCTCCGCATCGGCAGCCCAGACCAGCGCCGCCGCCGCCCAGGGCTATGCCAGCACTGCCAGCACGGCGTCCGGCAACGCGCAGACGGCCCGCGACCAGGCCAACACGGCAAGCTCGGCCGCGCAGGCAGCGCGCACCGCATCGGAGACGGCGCGGGACAATGCGACCACGGCGGCGACCAATGCCAACACGGCCAAGGTCGCAGCGGAAGCCGCCCGCGACACGGCCAATACGGCGGCGACCAACGCCAACAGCGCGCGGACCCAGGCAGAAACGGCCTTCGCCAATTCGACCACGGCACGCGATGCGGCCCAGGCGGCGCAGACGGCAGCCGAGACGGCGCGCAGCCAGGCGCAGACCTATGCCTCCAATGCGAACGGTTCGGCCACGGCCGCTGCCGGCAGCGCGTCGAGCGCTCAGACCAGCGCCACCAACGCCGGCAACTCGGCCACCGCTGCGGCGGCCAGCGTAGTCGCCGCGACCTCGGCCTATACGAACGCGATCGACGCGATCAACCGCGCGCCGATCCTGCCATCCGGCTTCGGCGAGGGCGGCAAATATTGGACGCTGAGCCGCAACGGCGCCCCTTCGGCCATGCCCGATCCCACCGCCGCCGTCGTGGGATCGGACCCTGATTTGGGGCCGACGCTCGGTTTTTCGTGGGGCGCGCAAGGCTCCAACATCCTGACCAAGGGGATTGTCGAGCTGGTCGCGGGCCGGGTCTATGAGGTCCAGGCCCGGATGAAGGTCACGGCATCGGACGGCTCGATCAGCTTCTCGACCGTGGCCGTGCCGATGCTCGCCGATTTTACGGGCGCGCCAACCAGCGGCAACTTCATCAGCGGTGGCGCGGCCACCATCACGACGACGGGCACCGTCACCACTTTGAGCGGAAAGTTCAGTCTGACCGCCGGCACCGGCATCATGACGCTGCCCGCCGGGTCCGCCTTCGCCCGGTTCGGCGTCCGCATGACGACGGCCGAAACCACTACCCTGCCGACGTTCCTGTTCGGATCGATCACGATCCGGGATGTCACTGAACGCGAGGCGGCGACCGTCTATGCCGATGCGGCGGCGACCAGCGCGAGCGCGGCGGCGACCAGCGCCACGGCGGCCGGGACCAGTGCGACGGCGGCCCAGACCAGCGCCACCACCGCCAACACCCAGGCCGGCAATGCCAGCACATCGGCGGGGCAGGCATCGACCAGCGCCACCAATGCGGCCGGCAGCGCGAGCGCGGCGCAGACCAGCGCCACCAATGCAGCCAATAGCGCAACAGCGGCCGGCACATCCGCAACGGCGGCCAGCAATAGCGCATCGACGGCGGCCACGAAGGCAAGCGACGCGGAGCAAAGCGCTTCGGCGTCGGCGTCATCGGCAACCCTGGCAGGCACCAAGGCCGGCGAGGCGGCGACCAGCGCCACACAGGCATCGACCAGCGCGACGACGGCGCAGGGCCATGCCGCGACAGCCAGCACCCAGGCGACCAACGCGGCCAACTCGGCCACGGCGGCCGGCGGCAGCGCGATCGCCGCGAGCAACAGCGCATCGACCGCCGCGACCCAGGCGACGAATGCCGGCAATAGCGCGACAGCGGCCCAGGCGAGCGCCCTCTATGCCGAGAGCAGCGCCACCCTGAACCTCGTCAAGAAGGGCAATTTCAGCGACAACGGCATTGGCCTGTGGGCAGGCAACAGTACGCCCACCGCTTTTCTGGAAACCGCGCCGGACGGCCAGACCCGCGTCCTGCGATCGACGAACCGCGACACATGGGAGACGGCGTTCACGCCCGTCACCGCGACCAATGCGCGCACGCTGCGGCTGACCGGCTATGTCCGTAATCCAGGCAGTTTCGCCCTGCTGTTCGGCGTCAACTGGCAGAACGCGGCCGGCACCGACGCTTGGGTCCAGACCCAGATCGCCGCTGCCAGCGCCACCAGCTGGGCCGCCTTCTCGGTCACTATCACCCTGCCGGCGACGGCCGTCCGCCTCCGTCCGATCCTGACCAGCAACGGCACTGCTGGCGCGGCCGGCCATGATTATCGTGTCTCCAGCCTGCGGATCGAGGACATCACCGAAAGCACGGCGGCGGCCGGTTCGGCGACGGCGGCCAGCACATCGGCCAGCAATGCGTCTACCTCTGCGACGAACGCGGGCAACAGTGCTACCGCCGCGCAGAGCAGCGCGACGGCGGCGAACACCAGCGCCGGCAATGCCTCGACCTCCGCGACCCAGGCATCGAGCAGCGCAAGCGCGGCGGGTACGTCGGCCAGCAATGCAGCGACCTCCGCGACCAATGCGGCGAACAGCGCCACCAGCGCCGGCAACAGCGCCACGGCCGCCAGCGGGTCGGCGTCCAACGCCAGCACCAGCGCAACGGCGGCCGGCAACAGCGCGAGCGCTGCGGCCGTTTCTGCCGTCTCGGCCGCCTCCAGCTACACCAGTGCGGTCAGCGCGCTCAACAACGGGCCGCTGCTGCCGACCCAACTGACCGACGCCAATTATTGGACGGTCAGCCGCAACGGTGTGCCCGACAGCATGACCCCGGCCACCCTGTCGGTGGTCAATGACAGCCTGCTTGGCCCCTCGGCCGAGTTCACGACATGGACGACGGCGGGCGCCCAAATATTGACCCGTGGCGCCGCGCCGATCGTCGCGGGCCGCATTTACGAGGTCTCGGTTCTGTTCCGGGGTACGGCGGGCGACGGCAACATCCAGTTCAGCGTGATCGGCTGTCCGATGGATGGCGCCTATGCGGGCCTGCCCTCCGCGAACAGCTTTGTCTCTGGTGGCGTCGTCACGATGACCGGTACCACGAGCATGCTGGCGACGGCGATGTTCTCGACCGTGGCAGTGGCCGGTGTCTCTGCGATCGACGCCGCCACCAAATTCCTGCGCGTGGGCCTGCGCCTGGGCACGGCTGAAACTGGCCTGATCATCCGCATCGCGCAGATCAAGATCGTCGATGTCACTGAGCGCGAAGCGGCCAAGAGCAGCGCCAGCGCGGCAGCGACCTCGGCCAGTTCGGCGGGGACCAGCGCGACCAATGCGGGCACCTCGGCCAGCGCCGCGCAGGGCAGCGCCACGACGGCCGCGACGCAGGCGGCGAATGCGCTCAACTCGGCCAATTCTGCTGCGACCTCGGCCAGCAGTGCCAGCACTGCCGCCACGAATGCGGGCACCTATGCGACCTCGGCAAATAGCAGCGATGTTTCGGCCGCGCTGACCGCAGCAGCCATGATGCCGGCCGACTTCCAGCAGGACGGCAAATTCTGGGCGACCGGCTATATTGGCGCACCTAGCGCCCTGGCGCCGATCGCCACGAACAGCGTCTATTCGTTTGTCAGCGTCTCCGGCGTCGGTCGCGTCATCCAGATCGTATCGCAGGCCTCGTTTACCTATGTCTGCACGATCGGCGCCGTGGCTATGCAGCCCGGCCGCAAATATCGGGTGACGGGTCGAGCGCGCCACACCCAGGCCGCTTCGCTGTCGGTCTCCCTCTTCGCGGTCATGCTGGGGTCCGACTATAGCGCGGGCAGCAATCGCGAGCATCTCCAGACCCTATCGGTGCAAAACCAATGGGTGGACTATTCGCTCGATGTCGATGCTGACACTTTCATTGCGGCGGGCCGGACCTATCTGCGCGCGTTGTTCCGTCTCAGCGCTAACGCCGGCCACATCATCCAGATCGCCGGCATCAAGGTCGAGGATATCACCTCGCAGGATGCTGCCGCAGGTAGTGCGGCCGCTGCGGCCAGCAGCGCCAGCCTCGCGTCTGCCAGCCAGACCGCCGCCGGCAACAGCGCCAGTTCGGCCAGCACATCAGCGACCAATGCGGCCACATCGGCCACCAACGCATCCAACAGCGCGGGCGCGGCCAGCACCAGCGCGTCCAGCGCGTCGACCAGCGCGAGCAACGCTGCCGGGTCCGCCAACACGGCCAGCACGCAGGCCACCAACGCATCGAACAGCGCGACCGCTGCCAATAACAGCGCGTCGGCCGCTGCCGGCAGCGCGTCGGCCGCGTCCACCAGTGCTACCAACGCGGGCAATTCGGCCAGCGCCGCATCGGCCAGCCAGCTCAGCGCCTCCAGTTCGGCGGCGGCCGCACTCAACACGCTCTACGTCAGCGCGCCGCTGCTGACTTCGACCTTCGAGGAAGGTCTCAAGCACTGGATCAGCACGCGCAGCGGTAGTCCGACCTCGCCCGGCGGCGACCTTTCGCCAACGAATACCAGCTGGGTAGCCGACGCGGACATGGGTAACGCGCTCGAATTGTCCTGGTTCGCGACGGCCGGCGCCAACCTGGCTTCCCGTGGTGTCCTCGCGATTGCGCCTGGCCGCATCTACGAGATTTTCACCCGGTTTAAGATCACGGCTTCCGATGGCTCGGTGTCGCTCAATCTGGCCGTTGCGCCGATGTTTGGCGATTTCACGGGCAACCCGGCGAACAACGCGTTCGTAGGGGCCACCTCTTCGCAGAGCTTCACCGGCACCGGCACGGTTCAGACTATGAGCCGTCTGTTCAGCCTGACGGCGGGCACAGGTATCGCGACGATCACGGCGGGGACGACGTTCATCCGTCCGTTGCTGCGCCTCAACGGCAATGAAAGCGGCCTGGTCCTCCGCGTCGGCGAACTGCGTATCACTGATGTCACCGAGCGCGAGGCGGCAGCGACCAGCGCGAGCGCAGCCGCGACCAGTGCGTCCAACGCCTCGACCTCGGCCACCAATGCCGCCAATTCGGCGACCTCGGCCACCAACTCGGCGAACACCGCCAACACCCGCGCCAATGATGCCAGCAGCAGCGCCACCGCTGCGGCGACCTCCGCATCCAACGCCTCGTCCAGCAGCTCGGCCGCCGGATCGTCGGCCACGGCGGCGGCGAACAGCGCCACGGCCGCCGCCGGTTCGGCGACCAACGCAAACAGCAGCGCGTCGACCGCGTCCGGTCATGCCTCCAGCGCCAGCGGCTCGGCCAGTGCTGCCGCTGCCAGCGCGACCCAGGCAGCGACCTATGCCGGGAACGCGAACACCTCGGCCACCAACGCCAGCAACAGCGCCGTCGTGGCGACCAACGCCGCCTCGGCCGCGCAGACATCCATGACGCTGACCGCCTCGATCGCGGCGGGTGGCATGAACCCGAACCCTGCTTTCGCTGATTGGCCGAGTGGCAACGTCTACCCCGGAAGCTGGACGAATTACGGCACCATAGACGGCCTGGGGAAGATGACCAATATTTCCCCCTACGGCCCCTACGCTGTGTCGATGCTGGCGAACCCGGGCAACACACAGAGCGGTCTCCAGACTGGCGTGATCGGGGGCACCGATAACGGACGGATCTCAAACGGTCAGTGGCTGGTGATCGAAGCAGACGTTCGCTTCTACTCTGCCGTCACGGCAGGCGCCGGTGTCACCGTCGTGGTCCGCAACAGCAGCGGGGCTGGCATCGCCAATCTCAACCTGCATTTCTATTCGGACCCGGACACCTCCGGTGCGGTTAATGCGACCGGCATTGACGCCACCCGCATCAAGAGCTTTCGGAAGATGGTTCAGGTGCAGGCGGCTGGCGCATTCAGCTTCATTGTCTATGCGCTGAACCGCTGGAGCGGCTTTGCGGGTTACAACACGGGCGTAACGACGGGGATCGAGTGGTTCCGCGTCAATCTGCGCCCCGCCTCCGATCAGGAAATCGCCGCACAGAAGGCCACGGGCGACATCGCCACGCTCAACGCATCGGTCTCCAGCCAGGCGTCCGCGCTCGCCACGCTGCAGGGCAGCTATGCGTCGCTGTCGTCGACCGTCACCGCCCAGGGCGCCAGCATCACCAGCCAGGCGTCCGCGATTGCGAGCGTGCAGGGGAACGTCACCACGCTCTTCGCGCGCGCCTCGATGACGATCGCGGCCGGAAACGTCATCACGGGTTGGGAGAGCAGCACCAACGGCTCTGTCAGTTCCTTCAAAATAAGGTCCGATATCCTCGAAATCGTGCCTAGCAGCTCGAGCGGTGAGCGGACCTCGTTCAGCAATGGCGCGTGGAAGGGATACGACAGCGCCGGCACCAAGCGCTTCCAGCTTGGCAATCTGGCGGCCTGATCATGGCGGTGAACGACTATGGCATCAGGCTTTGGGATGAGGCAGGCGCGCTCGTCTTCGACACCAGCGACTATAGCGGTCGCTATGTCGACAGCCTGACCTTCACCGGCCCGGCTCATGCGAACTACATCGTCTCGGGCAAGCCTGCCGAGAGCCAGCTTTGGATTAAGGTCGAGTTCTATAACGCCACGCCCGTCGAGCTTGCCCAGGCGGTGGTAGTCATCATTGCGCCGGCCACCATCAGCTATGATTTGACCCAGCTTCCGTCGGGCGTCGTCACTGTCATCCATTACGGGTGGCGCTGATGGCTTGGGGCGCAACGATTTGGCATCCAGACGGCCGGGTGCAGTTTGACAGCACATGGCCGTCCATGTGTCGCGTTCAGAAAGGGCGAGCGACCGCCAGTGCGACGATCAGCGTAACGGGGGGACGGAAGCCCATCGTGGCGATCAGGCCGATCAACTGCAACGCGGCAATTGAGAGCTGCACCAAGTCCGGCAATAACTACAGCTATAGCTTGTCGATCTATGCGATGGGTGCGGGCGGCTATGTCGACTGGTGGGTCTATGACACCCCGCCTGAAACAGCACCAACCAGCGGGTGGGCGCTCATATTCTGGAATGAGGCCGGGAAGGTCACATTCAATAGCCTGTACCCTCCGATGCGGCCGGTGCCTGAGGGGCCTCAACCGGCCGGCAGGGTCTATGCAATCGTTTCGGCCATCGGGCCGAAATGGGAAGAGCAGGTCATCACGATCGAAGACACCTTCGGCAACATCGTCGGCTTCAATTGGTCGACGAACATTGGCGGGTGGGAATTTAACGGATCGGACTTCTACACCGTCTCATATTCCACCCCGGCCCATTTCGGTGTCTCTTCCGATACTGGCTACGATCCAGGCTCAACAAGTCGGCTGTTGATCGATGTCACTGGGCACTGAGGCGCTTCTCATAGGCTCCTACGCCGCGCAGCTTCGCGGCGTGCTGCCGGCGTGGCGCAATGGCCACGTGGGCGATGCCGATTTCGTCTGCACCCGGCGAGCAGCAGCCTGGATCATGGGACTGTTCGGTACTGCGGTGGTCGAACATGCGCCCGGGCGGTGCTTCCGCATCGATCGCGCGGGCGGGCGACATATCGACATGGACCTGCGCGGCCATCTGCTGCCGAGCGTCATGGCGCATGCCGACGTCATGCAGGTCCTGCTTAACGGGTGGACGATCGAGTGCCTGGTCGCGCGGCCCGCGTTGATCCTGGCGTTGCGGGAGGCATCCCAGGACGTGGTTCCCAAAGCGGTGGGCAAAGCCCGCCTCGATATCGACGGTTACCGCCAAGCCGGGGTCTGGACGCCCCCCGCGCTTGCTCAGGCGGCCTTGGCGTTTCGCAAAGATGGAGAATGACTTTGATCCCCAAGCTTAAATTGACCCTGCTGAACGGCGCCCGCTTCGAGCTGCCGGCGGCGGCTATCACGATCGTCGAAGAGCGCAGCGGCGAAGAAAAGGGCTGCGCGATCGCCTATGACATCGACGGCGATCGTGGTGCCGAAACACTGGGCGACCAGTATGGCTATGTGAAAAAGCAAGCAATCGATGCGGGCGGCATCCAGAACCCGATCGAACTGACCGCTCTCAACAATGAAGGCGTCTCGCGCCTGGTTACCATTTCGCGAGACCGCATCCTGGCTCGCAAGGAAGTGCTCGACAGCCCGATCGGCGTGAAATCGATCCTGTCGATCGCCAACGGCCAGAACAGCTTCCGCATGACGGTAGCGGACACGCTCGACCAGATCGACGGGATCGAAAGCCCGGCGAAGCGGGCCGCCAAGGCCTAATCCAACCATCGGAGCATAAAGACATGACCGAAACCACCACCCCCACCCTGGCTGAGCTGATGGCCCAGCAGGCGCAGCTGGAGCGGCAGATTGCCGCCGCATCGCTGACCGGCGTCCAGGCTGCGCAGGCCGTCATGGACCGCACGTCGACCGGCAAGGTTGCCGACGATCTGGAGGCGCTGCTGACCGACATTCCGGCCGGCAGCCAGAGCTATCAGCAGTTGTTCAACGTCATCAACGTCGTGCGCAATGTGAAGTCGTGGCTGCCCCAGGAAGTCGCCCGCCTCCAGGCGCTCGCCGCTGAGCCGCAGACGCAGGAAGCTGCCTGACGCATGTCCGATCCGGGCGCGGCCGCCGGCGAGGCAGGGGGAATTTTCGCCGGGGCTGTGGCCCTGCTCTATGCCATCGGCAAGGGCATGGCCTGGCTACTCAATTGGAAGGATGCGCGGGCGCAGTCCCGCGCGGCAAAATTACAGGTCTGGCACGATGAGCTGGCCAAAAAGGAAAAAGATCAGGACGAGCGCGACCGACAGTATCGGCAGCATATCGAAACACAGCTGCGCCGATTGGCCCTAGAAAACCGCGTATTGCGCCGGGCATTTGAATTGGTGGCTGAGCCGCTTCGTCGGCTGGAACCGGACAATCCTAAACTGGCGCAGGCGCAATCGATGCTCGACCGGGCATTCCCGCTCGATCCGGGGTTGCCGATCGACATGGGGGCGCTCCTATCGATGATCGATGAGCCGGGCGGCGAAGCCGAACTGGTCTGATCCTTCGTACAAGCAAGCTGACAGGGCGCCTCGGGCGCCCTTTTTCATGGAGCATGGAATGCAGAAAATCACCCAATGGCGCCGGGTCTGGCGCTGGTGGAGTGTGCGCCTGAGCGCGCTCGCTACCA
The sequence above is drawn from the Sphingobium sp. AP49 genome and encodes:
- a CDS encoding discoidin domain-containing protein — its product is MSNAVIVKPLAFAAASAGSTAAGYDPAFVGNDHMGVVWKSATGAASQALTIDMGANVTIDTILLLGCTGALAGWTLKVEAATSAQGATFPAGSWVGAALPFLAGSAMPVSGRGRAIWFAPASPPPASRYWRLTIGGLANAAATVARLVMGRKIQLQRNFQFGAAFGVRDMSNVDFSVRGVLLRRRGVKLRSVAVTFGSVYKDEVEAVVHPLIEEIGISEPIALIIDPDDDAQRQNRIWFGPLVGDLGTVWAKPGGFEWRASLVGLNA